GTTTAATTAAGGATTCTAGAGATTGGAAGGTGTCAACAGTACAAAAATTCTTAAGATCCACAAACATTAATATAGAATACGTGCGTAAGATAACCTGTAGGCCATTTGATAATAGATATATCTATTATTCCAAACACAAAGGTATTATAGCTAGTCCCGGATATGAAATAATGAAGCATATGTTAAACATTGAGCATAATATAGGATTGTTGTCCACTAGAAGTCTGTCAAGTAGCAATTTTAATCATTCTTTTGTTGCGTCCAGTATTTCGGTAAAGGGTTTGCTCTCAAATAAAGTCAGCGCAAGCTACTTGTTTCCATTATTTCTTACAGAAGAACAGAAGTCTTTAAAAGACTCAAAAGAAGTACAAATACCTTTAAAAAACTCAATAAAAGAAAACTTTAAGATAGATTTTAGAGATTATATTAATACTAAGTATTGTAAAAGATTTGATGCACAAGAAATATTAGGTTATATTTATGCTATCCTTAACTCTGATGTCTACCGAACAAGATTTATTGAGTTTTTAAAGATTGACTTCCCAAAAATCATTTTTGTAGATGACCTTGCTCTATTTGAAAAACTTAGTCGTTTGGGCAGAAAACTTGTTAATTTACATTTACTAAGAGAACATAACGAGCTTGATAAAAATATTGGAATTCATACTTCAAGTGGAAACAGTGACACAACCATAGAGAAAATCCATTACTACAAGGAAACTGAGGAGCTTTTCTATAACAAGAGTAATAAATTTATTAATGTGCCTGAGGAGGTCTATGAATTTACTATTGGCAGTTACCAAGTACTTAAGAGCTATCTTAAGTGTAGAAAGGGTAGGAAGTTAAGTCTTTGCGAGGTTGAACACCTTGAAAGGGTTGTAAAGATAATACAACACACTCTTGAGCTTCAAAAGCAGGTTGACTTGATAATTGGTAAGTGCAAAGAATTCGGAAAAGATCATCTTTAATCAAGCTTAGATTCTACTTTATAGCTTTTAACTTCATGACAGAATAATAATTTTTCAAAAGCTTATTGGTACTCTCGGCATTTTAATTTAACCTTTGTTTTAATAGGCCCTAATGCAATACATTATACTTGTTTCTAATAATCTAAATATATTTTAATTAAAATTTTACTATCCTCTAAATTCTTTATTATTGATTTTTAGTTCATATTAAATTTAATTAGCTTTAATTAGCTAAAACAAAATCGACACTGTTATGCCGGACACCAAATTCATAAGCCAAAGAAGCCGACCAAAACACCCTAATAATTAGTAATGATATGCCCTTTGCTGGTCTGAAGTGTACATCCATAAAAATCTAGCTGTTTTGTTTGTGAATTGCCATGCTATTAACAAAACTTAGTAATGAATAGATACTCATCGCTTACTTAATTCTATTAAACTTTATTATATTTTTGTAATATAAAAGAGTCTATATTAGCTCTCTTTATATTACAAAAAGGCAGCATTTTGAATATCAATATAACTAGAGAAACATTTAGTAAAAGGATGGATGCTATGATCATCACAAATAATTCTAAAATTATACTACTTACCTGCAATGAGATAAGAAATATCTTAAAAGTTCTCTACGACCTAGACTATAGTAAAAGTGTCATTTCTAAAACATTTGCTGAATTAGACGCAGGCATAAGAATTGGCAAAACAGATTACATTGCTGAAGAGTTTATACAATATTTATTCTTCCGTAATATGCAAAACCCATTAAAGATATGGGATAAGATTGCTAGAAAGAAAACAAAATTATTACAAGATATTGATCCCGAATTATTGGAATTTGGATTTCAGTCAAACAAAATGAAAAGAATAAAAAAGAACCCTCCGATGAATAAGGAAGAGAAAAGAATAAAAAAGCTAGAAAAAGTCCAAATTGAACTAGAAATAACCAAAAGACTTAAGAAAAAGAAATCAATATTATATAAATAATATAAATTCACTTCAAGAACAAGCAAAAGCCATAAATATAATCTTTATTGCTTTTACTTAGTTGACATAATATGGGTAACAATATATATTAAACCTATGTTTATTAAAAGATCTAACTTAAATGCGGATATGGATATAAAAAGAAAAAGCATGCAACCTCAGGGGTGGGCATGCTACTGTATAAATTCAAATTTTTGATTTATACTTTATAAAAAATATAAACGGTACTATAAGTCACGGTAAAATAAGTCTTATAGCACCCAAAGGATGTCTAAAATGATAATTCAAAAAGCCTACTTTTTCAAGTCTACCACCAAAGGGATCAAGACACTACTTACTAGGATCATTAAGAATAGCTTTGAAGCTGACACCCATGAAAAAGCACTCACGATTAACCACATAAAATCACTCGTGGTGCGCACATACAAGCGAATCGAACGGGTGTATAAAATATGTTGGGCTATTGAGCGAAAGAATACAGAATATTTTGCCTCAGGCAGGCTTGCACACTACTCAGCAGGTGACATACACAGAATGGTTAATGCCTCCCTTGTCAAGGACGGCCTTAAACCTGCTGCAAGAAGTACACTCAGAGGCGATATTAAGGCATTGAAGGATTTGGGGCTCATTAGGGCTGTAATTCAACCTCTAGGTGAGGGCAATGGTGGCTTTGCCTTTTACGTAATCAATTGGAAACTATGGAGAAACTTTAAAACAATTATTAAGAAGCACCATGAAGACAAACTAATTGACACACTGGCTGGTGTTAGAATTAAGGGTGTTTTTGAAGATAAAATTGATGCTGTCTCTTTTGATGATGTTGATGACTATGAACAAATTGAACAATATGCCGCTGCTTCCTTTAAACAAAACGAAGAAGAAATGGTGTTAAATGCCTCCCCTCAAAATAGCACCATTATACCTAAAGGTATAATAAGCTTAACTAATACTAAGAATTCTAAGAATTCGATTTTAAAAAAACATAGGGAGGAGGGAAGTGCTAATAAAGCAGGGGTCGTTTTTGAAGGCATCGGGACTTGCGAGGGGAAGGACAAAACCGACAGAATAGAAACTAGCGATGAGAAGGCACAGGGGGGGGTTACCAGCAAATCGGCTGGGAAGGCATGTTCGAAAGCTAGTAGCTTTAAGAGCAATGAGGATAGGCAGGAGAGTTTGCATGCAAAAGCGCCGCCGCGCCGCGCCGCCGCCCGCGTTGCCTCGGCGTACAAGAGGAGCTATGAGGAGCACATGGAGTGTAAACTAGAGAATAAATACAAAATTGACAGGCACACTTTGGCTACAATACGGCGGTGTAGCAATAATGTCGCCACGCATAGGAATGCCTTGCGTAATTTGGAGGCAAGCCTAATTTATGCTAGTGATTATGCTGTAGAAGACGTGGCTGGATACTATACAAAGCAGTTTACGCAGGTTTACAGCAATAAGGTTTGGATGTTAAATCCTAACACGGACAAGACTAATGATTTTTACAAGGTTTGGGGGTCGTTCATGGATAAGTACACGAATAAGTACAAGCAACAGGAGCTTTTAGGCAGGGTTGTTTGCTCGGATGGGTATGGCAACCTGCGTGAGCTTGACTCTAGTGGTAGGTTTAAGGAATCAACTGTAAGGCCTTTGGGTGGGCTTTTGGATAAATTTAGGCAAGATATTAGCATTAACGAGGAGGTGGTGTCATGAGTGGTAAGGTTCAGCTTACTAGAGAAGAAAGGATAGCGAGTGCTATGTTACGCAATCAAACTCATCTGATGAGGAATACTGATTATTTTTATGAACGCATAATGGGGCTTGAGTATGGTAGCAATCCACATGAGGTTTTCAATAGAACTGGCACTAAGAAATTGTATCGT
The Borrelia sp. RT5S genome window above contains:
- a CDS encoding plasmid maintenance protein, which translates into the protein MIIQKAYFFKSTTKGIKTLLTRIIKNSFEADTHEKALTINHIKSLVVRTYKRIERVYKICWAIERKNTEYFASGRLAHYSAGDIHRMVNASLVKDGLKPAARSTLRGDIKALKDLGLIRAVIQPLGEGNGGFAFYVINWKLWRNFKTIIKKHHEDKLIDTLAGVRIKGVFEDKIDAVSFDDVDDYEQIEQYAAASFKQNEEEMVLNASPQNSTIIPKGIISLTNTKNSKNSILKKHREEGSANKAGVVFEGIGTCEGKDKTDRIETSDEKAQGGVTSKSAGKACSKASSFKSNEDRQESLHAKAPPRRAAARVASAYKRSYEEHMECKLENKYKIDRHTLATIRRCSNNVATHRNALRNLEASLIYASDYAVEDVAGYYTKQFTQVYSNKVWMLNPNTDKTNDFYKVWGSFMDKYTNKYKQQELLGRVVCSDGYGNLRELDSSGRFKESTVRPLGGLLDKFRQDISINEEVVS